In Strigops habroptila isolate Jane chromosome 7, bStrHab1.2.pri, whole genome shotgun sequence, the following are encoded in one genomic region:
- the EGR4 gene encoding early growth response protein 4, which translates to MLNVMDFSCPDPLYSKYEESCELKPGDLQSLGQAEQQLLAEGDFLGGEVLGTPMSGGAVDYSLLGSQPSPSLSYTGSFFIKAVPEHPQDQESLFNLMSGILGISPFASSEDHQRHLDALYPCPDVAQSQLDLYPNCQPEMNGSTQTPFPEQGYGSFPAPEAAQPLQAQPTLGNTSQCFFQPKLLDNKQDIKLTSGSPPLDKFKASCTQWEPITQHQAYLPSGYHSPEAFPAGESNQGLFHPLGSKMESVLSVSCQSELGSLAEDAPCFGTHLGFGCEPENFPADTKIHNLPPPLIPEFDASLTQPEVLPALMSSAELLHPHPSPSVPATDFLGHATSSSIPSLLPTNPPTLAEPKKKTRRTKCSSKCFCPKPHEKAFACPVENCIRSFARSDELNRHLRIHTGHKPFQCRICLRNFSRSDHLTTHIRTHTGEKPFSCDTCGRRFARSDEKKRHSKVHLKQKARTEEKLKGLGFFSVGLSFGTL; encoded by the exons ATGCTCAACGTTATGGATTTTTCCTGCCCGGATCCTCTTTACTCCAAATACGAGGAAAGCTGCGAGCTGAAACCCGGCGACCTGCAGAGCTTGGGGCAGGCTGAGCAGCAACTCCTGGCAGAAGGCGATTTCCTCGGAG GTGAGGTGCTGGGCACCCCGATGAGCGGCGGGGCGGTGGATTACTCCCTGCTGGGCAGCCAGCCCTCCCCTTCGCTCAGCTACACCGGCAGCTTCTTCATCAAGGCGGTACCGGAGCATCCCCAGGACCAGGAATCCCTCTTCAACCTGATGTCAGGGATCCTGGGCATCTCCCCCTTCGCCTCCTCCGAGGACCACCAAAGGCATCTGGATGCTCTTTATCCGTGTCCCGATGTGGCTCAGAGCCAGCTGGACCTTTATCCCAACTGCCAGCCCGAAATGAATGGATCCACCCAAACCCCATTCCCGGAGCAGGGCTACGGCAGCTTCCCTGCTCCAGAGGCTGCTCAACCCCTCCAGGCACAGCCCACCTTGGGAAACACCTCCCAGTGCTTCTTCCAACCCAAGCTCCTGGATAACAAGCAGGACATCAAGCTGACCTCTGGTTCCCCACCCCTGGACAAGTTTAAAGCCTCCTGCACCCAGTGGGAGCCCATCACCCAGCATCAGGCCTACTTGCCCTCTGGCTACCATTCTCCCGAAGCATTCCCAGCCGGAGAGAGCAACCAGGGGCTGTTCCATCCACTGGGCTCCAAGATGGAGAGTGTCTTGTCTGTGAGCTGCCAGTCGGAGCTTGGAAGCCTGGCAGAGGATGCTCCCTGCTTCGGGACCCATCTGGGCTTCGGCTGCGAGCCAGAGAACTTCCCGGCTGACACCAAGATCCACAACCTCCCTCCTCCATTGATCCCAGAATTCGACGCTTCCTTAACCCAGCCTGAAGTCCTGCCAGCGCTGATGAGCTCAGCCGAGCtcctccatcctcatccctcACCCTCTGTCCCCGCCACGGACTTTTTGGGCCACGCCACctcttcctccatcccttcccttcttcccaccaACCCTCCCACCTTGGCCGAGCCCAAGAAGAAGACTCGCCGGACCAAGTGCTCTTCCAAATGCTTCTGCCCAAAACCCCATGAGAAAGCATTCGCCTGCCCTGTGGAGAACTGCATCCGGAGCTTCGCCCGCTCGGATGAGCTCAACAGGCACCTCCGCATCCACACGGGCCACAAACCCTTCCAGTGCCGCATCTGCCTGAGGAACTTCAGCCGCAGCGACCACCTCACCACCCATATCCGCACCCACACGGGCGAGAAGCCCTTCTCCTGCGATACCTGCGGGCGCCGCTTCGCCAGGAGCGACGAGAAGAAGCGCCACAGCAAGGTCCACCTCAAGCAGAAAGCCCGGACCGAGGAGAAGCTCAAAGGTTTGGGCTTCTTCTCGGTGGGGCTCTCCTTCGGGACGCTGTGA